The following are from one region of the Saccharomyces kudriavzevii IFO 1802 strain IFO1802 genome assembly, chromosome: 12 genome:
- the CLB4 gene encoding B-type cyclin CLB4 (similar to Saccharomyces cerevisiae CLB3 (YDL155W) and CLB4 (YLR210W); ancestral locus Anc_7.332): protein MFDGRTVQLSRSTLRDGIEVLNESRDQEIENELNREVHKGIGRPEKIQGRVALGDVTSQKANKIHNAIQNKFHQAKNGFDKENIQTSVQPKEQKYTVDDESDDFLIDSFEDSDGEQGNEYDIDDLLTQRIEDQQLQNGELYEDSDGEMQNATEEEDYVVVEPLSPVNNDEIQYELDKAFEKYFQSVPDPLDDDTHDVVMVLEYASDIFYYLRELEVKYRPNPYYMQNQVEITWPYRQTMIDWLVQLHSRFQLLPETLYLTINIVDRFLSKKTVTLNRFQLVGVSALFIAAKFEEINCPTLDDLVYMLDNTYNRDDIIKAEQYMIDTLEFEIGWPGPMPFLRRISKADDYDFEPRTLAKYLLETTIIEPRLVAAAPSWLAAGAYFLSRIVLGSNDWSLKHVFYSGYTSQQIIPLASLILENCRSASRRHHSIWKKYFDQRHYRCSQIVEEWIVSTEA, encoded by the coding sequence ATGTTTGACGGGCGCACTGTGCAACTTTCACGGTCCACTTTGAGAGATGGCATTGAAGTTCTGAACGAAAGTAGAGATCAAGAAATCGAAAACGAACTCAACCGTGAGGTTCACAAGGGTATAGGAAGGCCAGAAAAGATTCAGGGAAGGGTGGCCTTGGGTGATGTGACATCTCAAAAGGCAAATAAAATACATAATGCCATCCAAAATAAATTTCATCAGGCAAAAAACGGCTTTGATAAAGAGAACATACAAACATCAGTTCAGCCAAAGGAACAGAAATACACggttgatgatgaaagtgATGATTTCTTAATCGATagttttgaagattctGACGGGGAACAAGGCAACGAATATGATATTGACGATTTGCTTACTCAGAGAATAGAGGATCAGCAACTTCAAAACGGTGAATTGTACGAAGATTCGGATGGAGAAATGCAAAATGCCACTGAAGAGGAGGATTATGTCGTAGTTGAACCATTATCTCCGGTAAACAACGATGAAATCCAGTACGAATTGGATAAAGCATTcgaaaaatatttccagTCGGTACCTGATCCGTTGGATGATGACACTCATGATGTGGTGATGGTTTTGGAGTACGCATCCGATATATTCTATTATTTGAGAGAACTTGAAGTGAAGTATAGGCCCAACCCTTATTATATGCAAAATCAAGTAGAAATAACATGGCCGTACAGACAAACTATGATAGACTGGTTAGTGCAATTGCATTCTAGATTTCAGCTTTTACCAGAAACGCTATACTTAACGATCAACATAGTGGATAGGTTTTTATCGAAGAAAACCGTAACTTTGAACAGGTTCCAACTAGTTGGTGTATCCGCTTTGTTTATTGCTGCCAAGTTCGAAGAAATCAACTGCCCCACTTTGGATGATCTGGTTTACATGTTGGATAACACATATAACAGAGATGATATAATCAAAGCAGAACAGTACATGATAGATACTTTggaatttgaaattggttGGCCTGGTCCCATGCCATTTTTAAGAAGAATAAGTAAAGCTGATGATTATGATTTTGAGCCAAGAACATTAGCAAAATATTTACTGGAAACTACAATAATCGAACCAAGATTAGTGGCCGCTGCTCCAAGTTGGTTAGCTGCCGGCGCATATTTTCTGAGCAGAATAGTCCTTGGCTCAAATGATTGGTCCTTAAAACATGTATTCTATTCCGGCTATACATCTCAGCAAATTATTCCCTTAGCATCATTGATACTAGAAAATTGCAGAAGTGCATCTCGACGTCATCattcaatttggaaaaaatactTTGATCAGAGGCATTACCGCTGTTCTCAGATCGTGGAGGAATGGATTGTTTCAACAGAGGCCTAA